The Pseudofrankia inefficax genome window below encodes:
- a CDS encoding ABC transporter substrate-binding protein produces the protein MARQLGNRHSRALAAVAAVIVTSLVAAGCATTGGSSSSTSGAACNTPGYSANEIQLGFIYPNSGAVAPALSASKSGFDARIAEANAAGGIYGRKIVTSWRDDAGTPGQNLEAAQDLIERQKVFGLVEATVAAGGSAEYLRKANVPVSGIAAEALWADPKYRNMFEYSYVFTTGPSVTTFGDYAKSQGGTKAAIIESDGTANATDIGAKIGTSLAAAGIPTAPGHFLYSPNAVDPEKLGEQLKAAHVDVVVAAFAGDQLAELVRGIKAGGASLKVILAPSGYDSSLVRKYGKTLSGLTAAVAYVPFQIGDKAHQDYLRAMSNFAPELQPPDQELAFVTYILTDLFLYGLQKAGPCPTRAGYIDALRASTYTSGLLPGPVDMTKDFGQIARCYTFMRVNDAGTGYDVVPSAEAGATDRNQWCGQRLTQ, from the coding sequence TTGGCTCGCCAGCTCGGCAATCGGCACTCTCGGGCGCTCGCGGCGGTGGCTGCTGTGATCGTCACCTCGCTGGTGGCGGCCGGCTGCGCGACGACCGGCGGCAGCTCGTCCAGCACCTCGGGGGCCGCCTGCAACACGCCTGGCTACAGCGCCAACGAGATCCAGCTGGGCTTCATCTACCCCAACTCCGGCGCGGTCGCACCGGCGCTGAGCGCTTCCAAGAGCGGCTTCGACGCGCGGATCGCCGAGGCGAACGCGGCCGGCGGCATCTACGGGCGCAAGATCGTGACGTCTTGGCGCGACGACGCCGGGACGCCGGGACAGAATCTCGAAGCCGCTCAGGACCTGATCGAGCGGCAGAAGGTCTTCGGCCTCGTCGAGGCGACGGTGGCCGCGGGCGGCAGCGCCGAGTACCTGCGCAAGGCCAACGTCCCGGTGTCGGGAATCGCGGCCGAGGCCCTCTGGGCCGATCCCAAGTACCGCAACATGTTCGAGTACTCGTACGTGTTCACCACCGGCCCGTCGGTGACGACCTTCGGCGACTACGCGAAGTCGCAGGGCGGCACCAAGGCGGCCATCATCGAAAGCGATGGCACCGCGAACGCGACCGACATCGGCGCGAAGATCGGCACCAGCCTGGCGGCGGCGGGCATCCCGACCGCGCCCGGCCACTTTCTCTACAGCCCGAACGCCGTTGACCCGGAGAAGCTGGGCGAGCAGCTGAAGGCCGCCCATGTCGACGTCGTGGTCGCCGCGTTCGCCGGTGACCAGCTGGCCGAGCTGGTCCGCGGCATCAAGGCGGGCGGCGCGTCGTTGAAGGTCATTCTCGCGCCGAGCGGCTACGACAGCTCGCTGGTGCGCAAGTACGGCAAGACGCTCAGCGGCCTGACCGCGGCCGTCGCCTACGTCCCGTTCCAGATCGGCGACAAGGCCCACCAGGACTACCTGCGCGCGATGAGCAACTTCGCCCCCGAGCTCCAGCCGCCGGACCAGGAGCTCGCCTTCGTCACCTACATCCTCACCGATCTCTTCCTGTACGGCCTGCAGAAGGCGGGACCGTGCCCGACCCGGGCCGGGTACATCGACGCGCTGCGGGCCAGTACGTACACGTCCGGCCTGCTCCCGGGGCCGGTCGACATGACGAAGGACTTCGGCCAGATCGCCCGCTGCTACACCTTCATGCGGGTGAACGACGCGGGCACCGGCTACGACGTCGTCCCCAGCGCCGAGGCAGGTGCCACCGACCGCAACCAGTGGTGCGGCCAGCGGCTCACCCAGTAG
- a CDS encoding SMP-30/gluconolactonase/LRE family protein, with protein MTVLEPDVQPALLADGFVFAEGPRWHDGRLWFSDMHGEAVYTVTLAGETSRVLNLPGRKPSGLGFLPDGSALVVSMADRELLRLAPDGSYAVHARLGHLLDEELNDMVVAADGTAFVGSYSLTPDTGVLLRVTPDGVPSVAAAAMSFPNGAVISADGRTLTVAESKGRRFTAFDLDAGLSLRGRRVVATTPDAAPDGIALDSGGGIWAGFPLAHEFRRVLPGGEVTDRIPTGERMAIACALGGPDGRTLFLLSARDWNSAALGGARTSVIETTRVRVPGDGLA; from the coding sequence ATGACCGTACTCGAGCCGGACGTTCAGCCCGCGTTACTGGCCGACGGTTTCGTCTTCGCGGAGGGCCCGCGCTGGCATGACGGGCGGCTCTGGTTCTCCGACATGCACGGCGAGGCCGTGTACACGGTGACGCTGGCCGGCGAGACCAGCCGGGTCCTGAACCTGCCGGGACGCAAGCCCTCGGGCCTCGGCTTCCTGCCGGACGGGTCGGCGCTGGTGGTCTCGATGGCCGACCGGGAGCTGCTGCGGCTCGCGCCGGACGGGTCCTACGCCGTGCACGCCCGGCTCGGCCACCTCCTCGACGAGGAGCTCAACGACATGGTCGTGGCGGCCGACGGCACCGCCTTCGTCGGCAGCTACTCCCTGACCCCGGACACCGGCGTGCTGCTGCGCGTCACCCCGGACGGCGTGCCCTCGGTCGCCGCGGCGGCCATGAGCTTCCCGAACGGCGCCGTGATCTCGGCGGACGGCCGGACGCTGACGGTCGCCGAGTCCAAGGGCCGGCGGTTCACCGCGTTCGACCTGGACGCCGGCCTGAGCCTGCGGGGCCGCCGGGTCGTCGCCACCACGCCGGACGCGGCCCCGGACGGGATCGCGCTGGACTCGGGCGGCGGCATCTGGGCCGGGTTCCCGCTGGCCCACGAGTTCCGGCGGGTGCTGCCGGGCGGCGAGGTGACCGACCGGATCCCCACCGGCGAGCGGATGGCCATCGCGTGCGCGCTGGGGGGACCGGACGGCCGCACGCTGTTCCTGCTGTCGGCGCGAGACTGGAACTCGGCGGCGCTCGGTGGCGCACGGACGTCCGTCATCGAGACGACCCGGGTCCGGGTCCCCGGCGACGGGCTGGCCTGA
- a CDS encoding AMP-binding protein, with amino-acid sequence MGLTTVGDLLRERSDSDAVALLIGDERWTFRQLADEASRRVAVFESLRDEDRPPHVGVLLDNVPDYLFWLAAAALSGSVVVGINATYRGDALAQLVRHTDCQVLVTSPEYRPLVEGLDTGVSAERTLVVGSDEYAALLAAAPAGVPDRPVAEDDLFLLIFTSGSTGLPKAVRCTQGRFARTGGHVARVAGLSAGGDGTTGDVVYSPLPFFHSSSLFTGWSAALNAAVPLATRPKFSASGTLPDVRRFGATMLTYTGKVLNYILATPEQAGDADNPLRLAIGNEASARDIREFARRYGSTVRDSYGSTEGIIIIRRDPSMPDGALGTADPTVKVLDPDTGLECPPVVLDAQGRPANLDEAVGEIVETAPASGFEGYYKNEHATRARFRAGAYWSGDLAYRDADGWLYFAGRSNEWLRVDGENFAAAPVEAILARHPDVRSVAVYAVPDDPVGDRVMAAIELRAGAGFDPAAFDAFLAEQPDLGPKWVPAFVRVTDELPKLASMKIDKRGLRRDAWRPGQVLWRPGKGESLRPLDTADRARLEPLLG; translated from the coding sequence GTGGGCTTGACCACCGTGGGTGACCTGCTGCGTGAGCGGTCCGACAGCGACGCGGTCGCGCTGCTCATCGGGGACGAGCGCTGGACCTTCCGGCAGCTGGCCGACGAGGCGTCCCGCCGCGTCGCGGTCTTCGAGTCGTTACGGGACGAGGACCGGCCGCCCCATGTCGGTGTCCTGCTCGACAACGTCCCCGACTACCTGTTCTGGCTCGCCGCGGCAGCCCTCTCCGGGTCCGTCGTCGTCGGGATCAACGCCACCTACCGCGGCGACGCGCTGGCCCAGCTGGTGCGCCACACCGACTGCCAGGTTCTCGTCACCTCGCCCGAGTACCGGCCGCTGGTCGAGGGCCTGGACACCGGGGTCAGCGCCGAGCGCACCCTCGTCGTCGGCAGCGACGAGTACGCCGCGCTGCTGGCCGCTGCCCCCGCCGGGGTGCCCGACCGGCCCGTCGCCGAGGACGACCTCTTCCTGTTGATCTTCACCTCCGGCTCCACCGGCCTGCCGAAGGCGGTGCGCTGCACGCAGGGGCGGTTCGCTCGGACCGGCGGCCACGTGGCCCGGGTCGCGGGCCTCAGCGCCGGGGGCGACGGGACCACGGGCGACGTCGTCTACTCGCCGCTGCCGTTCTTCCATTCCAGCTCGCTGTTCACCGGCTGGTCGGCGGCCCTGAACGCCGCGGTCCCGCTCGCGACCCGGCCGAAGTTCTCCGCCTCGGGCACGCTGCCCGACGTGCGCCGCTTCGGCGCGACCATGCTCACCTACACCGGCAAGGTCCTCAACTACATCCTCGCCACCCCCGAACAGGCCGGCGACGCGGACAACCCACTGCGCCTCGCCATCGGCAACGAGGCGTCCGCGCGGGACATCCGGGAGTTCGCCCGCCGGTACGGCAGCACGGTCCGCGACAGCTACGGCTCGACCGAGGGCATCATCATCATCCGCCGGGACCCGTCGATGCCCGACGGCGCGCTCGGCACGGCCGACCCGACGGTCAAGGTGCTCGACCCGGACACGGGCCTGGAGTGCCCGCCGGTGGTGCTCGACGCGCAGGGCCGGCCGGCCAACCTCGACGAGGCCGTCGGCGAGATCGTCGAGACGGCCCCCGCCTCGGGCTTCGAGGGTTACTACAAGAACGAGCACGCGACCCGGGCCCGGTTCCGGGCCGGCGCCTACTGGTCCGGTGACCTCGCCTACCGTGACGCCGACGGCTGGCTGTACTTCGCCGGCCGCTCCAACGAGTGGCTGCGGGTCGACGGTGAGAACTTCGCCGCGGCGCCGGTCGAGGCCATCCTCGCCCGCCATCCCGATGTCCGCTCGGTCGCCGTCTACGCGGTCCCGGACGACCCGGTCGGCGACCGGGTGATGGCGGCGATCGAGCTGCGGGCCGGGGCCGGCTTCGACCCGGCGGCGTTCGACGCCTTCCTGGCCGAGCAGCCCGACCTCGGGCCCAAGTGGGTCCCGGCCTTCGTCCGGGTCACCGACGAGCTGCCGAAGCTGGCCAGCATGAAGATCGACAAGCGTGGCCTGCGCCGGGACGCCTGGCGCCCCGGCCAGGTGCTGTGGCGGCCGGGCAAGGGCGAGAGCCTGCGCCCGCTCGACACCGCCGACCGGGCCCGCCTCGAACCGCTGCTGGGCTGA